The DNA segment CTCCAATCTATCTTAGGTTCCCATAGTGGCCCAAGAATTGTTTAGCTCTCTCTGGTGTTGTGAGGTGGAATTTGCTGGACCAGCCAGCCCAAATGCCCAATTAGGTATTGTGCTTGATGCTTAATCCCCCATGAGAGCAGGTGAATGCATGGACGATCATGGCCTATTCTTTTCAGCTATTTCACTGGACCACTGTTATAGATTATTTGCTCTACACTTCTAAAAATACCTTTTAAGAAAAAGAACTTTCTTATACTGCATTGCTTAAACAACATGAATTAAGCTGTTGTGGAgttcatttctaaaaaaaaatagtatttaATTTATACCTACACCCATAGTCTCTAAATGTAAAGGATTATggctatgaatttagacatacatATGTCCCACTTCATAGTCAGATCcttatttctttttataatgGAAGTTTTATTGAAACTCAATCAATTAAACTAAGATGATAAAACCAAACTGAGCCTACTCCCGGTCTATGTATGTAATGCACACAGTCAAAGAACCAAAACACTCATCCCAATCACAAACATAAAACAGTAACATAAAAATTAGTGGATATCAATCTGTATATACTAGATCCCCACCCACCATGCTGGGCAAAACACTTCCGTGCCACATGATCCAACCGTCGAAATACTATCGTAATAGATAACCGGTCCCTTAAATGTAAAGAACAATTAGGACTTGTTTGGTTTAAAGGGGATTGAAGAGGATTGgcgtggaataaatcccctccaatccctcccctctctcagagggattaaccgaacaaggtcTTAAGTAGATAATCCTTCGGAATAATCCAGTAAATAATCTGTTTTAAACGGGGGCcatgtgtgtgagagtttatCACTAGACACTAGTCACGCTACTAGGTCCATCCATGCATGAGAGGAGAGCTAAGGTAGCTAGCATTCCCAATGCCATTAGGGtctggtttagtttccaatttttttttcaaacttttaacttttttatcacatcaaaactttcctacacatacaaactttcaacttttccttcacattattccaatttcaatcaaactttcaattttagcgtgaactagaCACACCCCAGGTGaagaaagggaaggagagaCGGCGGCCGCTATAAATACGCAGCGCTGTGCAGCAGGGTGGGTTCATTGCTGCAAAGCTTGGTGCCAAGTGAGAGAGCAGCAAAGCGAGAGTGTGCGTGCGTGGGCGTGTCGCGCCATGATGAAGAGGCTGGTGGTCCTGAGGAGGCGGGAGCCGGCGGTGAGGTTCAGCTGCTGCGGCGTCAGGTACGGCGAGTGCCGCCGCAACCACGCGGCCAGCACCGGCGGCCACGCCGTCGACGGCTGCCGCGAGTTCATCGCcgccgaggacggcggcggcggcaacagcacAGGCGCCGTgggcgtcgccgcggcggcgctcaaGTGCGCCGCCTGCGGCTGCCACCGCAGCTTCCACCGCAGGGTGCAGGTGTACGAGGTGGCCTGGGACGACGACTGCGCCTCCGgcgacacctcctcctcctcgccgtcgtcgtcgtcctcgtcgagCAGCGAGTAGACCAGctgcggcaatggcggcggcgcgccgccgccgcagctgccgtCTCCGGCCGGTGCATCGTCATGCTGCATGCCTAGGATATGATCAGACCTCGcgattgttaattaattaattaattaattaattattagcttgtGTAATCTGTATACCCATGGATTGATTGACCCTATTCCCCCCAAGTGATTATTTGCTCTCATctctaattaatcaattaattaatgccttattttaactttttttccccTGAATCTCTGATCCAATCCATATCTGATCTTCAACAAGCCGGCTTGATTATTGCATTGTCTGCACTGCATCAGACGATCTTGACATCTTTGTTGCTGCGTGTTGATTAGCTGGTATTCTTTGCTTCACATCACACTCTGCATGCTCATGAACTGAAACTGAAGCTCTGAATGTGACGCTGCTGTACTCATCAGTGTATTGTATTGTATGCACGTACAATTATATATACAGAGCTGGCACTTTGTATTATACATTTATACTGTACGCATACCGTGTCCTTGTACGTACGGAAACTGGAGCTGC comes from the Oryza glaberrima chromosome 9, OglaRS2, whole genome shotgun sequence genome and includes:
- the LOC127785153 gene encoding mini zinc finger protein 2, with product MMKRLVVLRRREPAVRFSCCGVRYGECRRNHAASTGGHAVDGCREFIAAEDGGGGNSTGAVGVAAAALKCAACGCHRSFHRRVQVYEVAWDDDCASGDTSSSSPSSSSSSSSE